The nucleotide window GGTTTTTTCGTCAGAAGCAAACCAACCATCGAAGATGCCCAAGTGATCTGCGATGGCCCTCGCGTGTTTCGCGTTGGCTGCGGTAGCCAGGTAAACTTTCCTGCCCCGCGCTTTGGCCGACTGGATTAGATCCATAACGCAGGTGTTGTACGGGAGAGTCGCATAATCCAGTTCGGAGGTTTGGGCAAGATGATGCTTTACGGCCGCTTTGCCATTGGTGAGAGCCCGGACCGCTGCAAAATTCGCGTGGAAGCCAATAGGCAAGACGTTAAAAAAAGACTCATATAGCATATCCGTTAGCAGCAAAGATCCGTCAAGATCTACTACCAACGGTTTATCGCGGAGAAACTCTGTATCAGCGGCTTTAGCTACCATCGCTGGCGCGCCAGATGCCGTCGAGAACTTTCGGCAAAACGTCATCCAGTTGCATCGCATGACCCATAAAGGCGATGTAGCCGTCACGGTGGACCACGAACGAGGTGGGACTCTCGCAAGGAAAGCTGGGGTCCACCCAAAGTTTGTTCATTTCCTGCGTGTAGTCGAACGCGATCCGATAGTTCAGATTAGGAAGATTTTTCGTCAACCACGTGGTCAGCTTGGTTCGGGCATCGTCCGCCGTTCGAGCGCGTTCATGAGCTGCGACTCCGACAACCTGAAGTCCGCCGTCTTTGTATTTCTCTTGCCGTAGTACCAGATGGGACATCGCCGCCATACATGGCATCCACCAAGCTGCCCAAAATTCGACGGCGTACACGCTCCCGGGCTCGAAGCTCGTGAGGGGCGGGCTGCGCAGCCAGCTGTACGCGTTGATCGGAGGAGAAAGTGACTCCGTACGCACCATTTTGCTCTCCAAAGCTATTGCCGAACTCTGAACGACTTCGTGCGCGAACTCGTTTCTTTCTTAGGGTGCTCCGCTTTCAAGGGGAGGAGAGCATCACTCGTTTTGCGCGTCTGTGCGCACTCACCCCTCGCTCAATGTTGCTGCATCTCATAGCAACGTCCATGCCAGGGTCGTCGCGTGCGTTAAGCTTCTGATTCGCCTTGAAAGAGTTTGTACGCCGCAGACAGCGGCCCGTGCTTTTAACCGGACAGCCATTGTCCTGTTGTCAGAAACCGGACAAGGATCAGCCGGCGATTTCCGCTGCTACTCTCTGTGAGAGATTGGCTACGCGCCTAATGAGCGATAGGTCACTCACCAGTTTCTTCAGCTTGCTGTTTCTCCTCCTCGAGCTGCTTCAATCACGGCATCTCCGTCGGCAGCAATCCGCCGTAATTCGTCCTTGAGTTGAAAACGTGGCCTGACTGGTTCCGGCCTTTCCAGCAGATGTCGGCAACCGGATTCCGTCATGGCTCTACTCGAAATAGAGGCCCTTTTGCGTCCGAGAATTTGAGACCTTAAAGGTCTCCCGGTCCTCCCAGCCGAGAGAATCCGACAGCGGAACTCTAGCCCAAAATGGTAAGATTGGCGGTCTCAGATCACCGAGTGGGCTGCCTCCCATGAATGCCCTCGACTCGGCTTAGAGTTTTCCGCGTGATTTCCTAACTGGGAACGGGAGCGGGGCGTTCGTCCTCAAGCAGGGTGAGGACGGCACGCCGGTGGCCGAGATTTGTCGCAAGGCGGGCATCAGCCAAGCCGTATTTCAATAGGAAGAAGAAATACGCCGGGCTGATGCCTTCGGAGATGAAGCGGCTGAAACAGCTTGAGGAGGAGAACACGCGCCTGAAGAAGATCGAGGCCGATCTGCCGCTGGACCGCGAGATGCTGCAGGACGTCATCAAACGAAGCTTTAAGGCCGGCCCCGAAGCGGGGGCTGGTCGACGGGATCTGTCGCGATTGGTGGTTTCGATCCGTCCCGCTTGTGGAGCACTTAGGTTCGATTGTTCCACCTACCACGACAAGCTCCGTCGCCCCGAGCAGGCGGCATCGAGAAGCGGATCCGCGAGATCTGCGACACGCAGGAGCGCTACGGATACCAGAGTGATGGTTTCCTGCACACGCCGATCAGGATCCTTCTCAAGGCGAGCGCCGATCTTCACAAAGCCGACGGGCACTGCGACGATGAGTTCGCCGCACTTGGCCTTCTCATGCCGGGCCGAGAGCGAACGCTAGCGTAAAAGATCGAGCTCGTACTCGTTGAGACTGCGCTTCAATCCCAGCAGCTATCGGTCCGTCCCGTCGCGGTGCATAGACCGTCTCCTAGTCGATCAGCGACGCGGCGCGCATCTCGATGAGCTGCTGCCAGCCGCGGCTGTTGCGGCAAAGTGCGACACTTGCCGCGCCGCACCTGAACCCATCGGCGTCAAGCGTCATCACCTTGGCTTTGCGATTCTGCCGATAGTCCTTCCAGGAAAAGCTCAGGCGACGCGATGCGTATAGGGCCGAGATAAGCCAGCACCTTGTTCGGGCCGCCGAATGGCGGCTTGCCGAAGACGACCCAGTCGGTCCGTCGCAGCCGGTCGAGGCGATGGGTGAACGCGGCGGGATCGGCGAGATGGGCGAGATCGCCAAAAAAGCCTAACTGGCCAGCCGTGAAGGCAGCTTGCAGCTCTTGCAGAAACAGGCGGCGGAACAGCCGAGAGAGGACGCGCACCGGCAGGAAGAAGCCGGGCCGGCAAGCGACCCAGCGTGTGCCGTCGGGCGAAGGTTCCACCACCAGGCACGACACAGTGGACATGCGGATGATGTTGCAGGGTCGCGGAGAAGATCAACTGATTTCGCGGCAGGCCGCAAAAGCAGCGAAGGTCTTCGGAGGCGAGCAGTCCGGGTCGCGAACAGCCAGAGATAGACCGTGTAGATGCGGTCGTAGCGTATCCGGAACACAACGAACTTGCCGCCGACGGCCAGCACCATGGCGAGCATCGGAGCGGCAAACTCCCTGGGGATTTCCGCCGCTCGCGCAGGATGAAGCAGGCCCCAAGCAGAAGCAGCAGGGACACCGGCAGCCAGTTGTATTCGATCCGCGAGATGGCGAGAACGCGTGCGAATCCGATGACATAGGCAAACACGCTGAAATCCGTCCGGAAGTTCGTGAGGTTGGGCACCATCTCGATGGTTGAGAACCAGGAATGTGGCCACCAGCCGATATGGCCGGCAGCATCGGCCAGCGGCACGGAAAGTCCGGCCGCCAGCACGACGGCCGTCAGCGCGGCCAGCCAGCGCCATCTGAACAGCAGCTCGCGAGCAGGAGCGCCAACAGGAAGATGATCGTGTCCGGCCGCGTCAGGAAAACCGCGATCAGCACCGGCAGGCTCGCCCAACCCACTGGCTGCGGAACAGCATGATTCCCGCCCCACCGTCACCGCCGCGGCCAGCATGTCCGGCGTGCCGAGCCGCGGTAATGACGGAGCCGCTGAGGACCAGCAGAGGCATCAGGAAGAGCGCGCCTTGCAGGAGAAGCCGCGCCACATCCAGAGCGCCAGACAACCGCCCAACAGCAGCACGGAAACGGCGTTGACGGCCTGGATTGCCCGACCGGTCTGAGGACAGCTATCGCCCTGAGCAGGGCGAGGTAGCCCGGTTTCATCCGGTACATCGGCAGCTGGGAGACGAAATCTTCAGCATTCGCGAACTGTGCGCGGCGATAGCCGCCCGCCGTCAGATAGGTGAATTGCTTGTCGGTCATGTTTTGCCTGACGATCTCCAGGTCGCCGCATGTAATGAATCGCGCGTCTCATACTAGTCTTCGATCGTCAGCGCGATATGGCCGTCATGTCCCATTCGCGCTCCGGGACGAGCATCGCGATCGCGGCGACGGCTATGATGAACAGCACGAAAATGGCCGCGGAAAGCCTGTCGAGGGCAGCGGTCGTTACCCTCAAGGGAATGCGCCGCATCGCTTCCCTGGAAGCGGCACGGCCCGGCGATCGCCGCCCGTTCCAGCGCTGGTTTCCGCCATGCCCCTGCCCCTTTGCCTTGTCAGCCGACCTGGCTCTTCACGAAATCCTTCACGATAGAGATGATGCCGCGTGCGAGAAGGCTATCGAGTGCATGGATGAAGGTGTCGACATGGTCGCGCGTGCAGATCAGCGGCGGCTCGAGCCGGATGACATTGCGGTTGTATTCGGTGAAGGCCACCAGTACATCGTAGTCGCGCAGGAGCAGCGCCCCCACGAAGCCGGACAGCGAGCCCTTCAGTTTATCGTCGAGCATGCCGACCACCGGCCGCAGCACCGCCGGCAATGTCTGGCTGAAGTCTTGGAACTCGATGCCGATCATCAGGCCCCTGCCCCGGACCTCCTTGATGATCTTCGGATATTTCGCCTGCAGCGCGCGCAGTCGGTCGAGCAGGTAGGCGCCGGTCTCGGCGGAATTCTCGATCAGGTTCTCGTCATAAAGAACGTTGATCGCCTCGACCGCGGTGATGCATGCTTCGCCGATGCCCCCGAAGGTGGCCTGGGCATGGATCATGGCCGTCTTCGGCGTGCCGTAGGCCTTCATGTAGACATCGCGCCTGGCGATCATCGCGGCCATGGCGCTCTTGCCGCCACCGAGCGACTTCGCCAGCGTCGTGATGTCCGGCACCACGCCGTAATTCTCGAAGGCATAGAACCGGCAGGCACGGCCGAAGCCGCTTTGTACCTCGTCGGCGACCCAGATCACGCCGTACTGGTCGCAGAGCTTACGCAGCTTCTGCCAGTATTCGGCGGGCGCCTGGATGATGCCTCCGCCGCCCTGGATCGTCTCGAGCACGATCGCGCCGATCTGCGGGTCGGAGTGGAAGGCGCTCTCCACCGCGCCGATATCACCGAACGGTACGCGCACCGTGTTGTCGTTGAGACAGAACTCGGCGCGATAGAGCTTGCCGTCAGTGACGGCGAGCGTTCCCTTGGTCTTCCCGTGGAAGGAGTTCTCGGCATAGACGGTCTTCGGCCGAGCCGGCCCCGTCGCGCGCTCGGCGAGCTTGAGCGCGGCTTCCATGGCCTCCGAGCCTGAGGAGCCGAAGAACACCATGTCGAGGTCGCCCGGCGAGCAGGCAGCGAGGTTGTGCGCAAGCGCCGCCGCATACTGCGACATAAAGGCGATCGCAATCTCGTGCCGCTTCTCGTCCTGGAATTTATTCCGCGCCGCGATGATGCGCGGATGGTTGTGGCCGAGCGCCAGAGAGCCGAACCCGCCGAAGAAATCGAGTATCTTCCGACCGTCCTGGTCGTAGTAATACATGCCCTCGGCGCGCTCGACCTTCACCTTGTGGAAGCCGAGCAGCTTCATGAAGTGCAGTTGGCCGGGATTGATGTGGGTCTTGAAGAGGTCCGTCATCATGGCGACGGACAGCGCCTTGGCGTCCTCCACCGTCATCAGGTCCGGCCGCGCGATGGCGGCGGGCGCCAGTTCGGGCGCCTCGACCGCCGGGCACGCATCGTTCGTCGGAGACTTGGTCATCGGAAAACTCTTACTCGGCCGGAACGTGTTCGGGCGGGGCGACGGCCTTGCCGTCTTTCTTGGCGCGGTATTCGCTGTAGGCGGCGATCAGCATGTCCTCGTCGCGGTATTGCGGCACCCAGCCCAGGTCCCGCTTGCCCTTGTTGACGTCGAGTACGCACATCTCGTCGGCGATCAGATACTGCTCGGGGTCCATCAGCGGCATGTTGACGAGATCGAGCAGGTCGAGCGTGCGCTTCACCGCCCAGACGGGTGTCGGCAGCAAGAACGATTTCGAGCCTGCGTGCCTAATCAAGTCGCCAAGCAGCTTGCGCACCGGTGGTGGGTTGAGCGAGCCGAGATTGTAGGCCTCGTTTGGCACGTTCGCTTTCCAGGCGAGCCGCGCGGCCTCTGCGCAGTCGAAGACGGAGATGAACTGGTAGGGGTTCTTGCCCGAGCCGATCATCGGCACCGGAAGGTTCCAGTCAATCAGCTTGAACAGCTTCTCCAGGATACCGAGCCGGCCAGGGCCGATGATCAGGCGCGGCCGGAACAGCGACATGCGCATGCCGCGCGTGCGCCATTCTTCTGCCAGTTCCTCGGTCTTCCGCTTCGAAAGGCCGTATTCGCCGAGCGGCCCGACCGGATGCTCCTCGGTCATCGGATAGACGACGGTGTGGCCGTAGATCATGTCGGTCGTGAAATGGACCAGCCACGGCGCATCCACCTTCGCCATGGCCAGAATGATGTGCTCCGTGCCGTGATAGTTGACCGGCCAAAAGAACTCGTGCCGCTTGGCGCGCACCTGGATTGGCGACAGCATCTTGGCCGACAAGTTGTAGACCATGTCGTCGGACTTGATGCCAACCGCCGAGACCGAAGCAGGATCGGTCACGTCGCAGCGCACGAAACGTACCTTGCCGTAATGTGGCAGGTCACTCTTGTTGATGTCGGCGACGACGACTTCCTCGCCATCGGCCAGCAGCTTCGGGGCTAGGTGGCGGCCGACAAAGCCGTCCCCGCCGAAAATGATGTGTCTCATCGTGCGAGCTCGCTTGTCTTGACGGTTTCAGGAGTAGTGGTCTCCGCATGGCTGCCGCCGCTCTGGGCGATCAGCACGGTGCCGATGCAGATGAAGCCGATGCCAGCGATGCGGAACGCGTTGAGGTCCTCGCGGAACATGACATAGGCGAACGCCGCCACCGCCACATACGCCAGGCTGAGGAACGGATAGGCGAACGACAGCTCCACCTTGGACAAGACGTAGAGGTGCGAGGCCATTGAGATGACGAAGGTGGAGAGGCCAAGGAAGACCCACGGGCTGAACACGATCTGCAGGATCTTCAGGATCGGGTTGACGCTGGCGAAGGATAGCGGCCCGAGCTGCACCATGCCGTATTTCAGCATGAGCTGTGCGGCGGCGTTCGTCAGAACCGTAAAGAGTATGAAGCCGATATATTTCATGTCTTACCACCGCCGTGCCTGCTACCACCGGCCCGGTAACGACCGATGAAGCGACTCAATTTGAATGAGTTCGCGTTTTGCGTGTTCCACCCGAATTCCTTCGCTCTGCCGCGAGCACCCTGGCTGCCTTCGTCGACAGCCGCATCGCCGTGCGCCGCCAGAAATCGGACAGAAAGGCAGGATCGCGATTCGCCTCGAGGTTGCGCCAGGCCGGAAACGAGGCGGCGAAGACCTCCGGCGCCATCCGTGCGTCCTTGTAGGGGTTTACCGCGCCGCCGGATTCGACAGTGATCCGGTCGAGCCGCTCCATGAGCGCGAGCGTCTCGGCTCCGCGGTTCGGAAAATCCAGCGTCAGCGTGTAGCCCGGTCTTGGGAATGAGATGAGCCCTGGCGAGGCGACGCCGCCGAAACGCTTGAGCACCGTGAGGAAGGAGCCGTGGCCGGCCTCTCGCGCCGCGGCGAGCAGAGCCGGAATGGTCGTGCGTGCCTCTCCTTCCGGAATGACGCTCTGGTGTTGGTAGAGCCCTTTCGGCCCGTAGAGCCGGTTCCAGTCGGCTACGCCGTCGAGCGGGAAGAAGAAGCCCTGGTAGCCGGTCTTGTGCTTGCCACACGCCTTCTTCTTCCAGCAATAGGCGCTGTTGAACAGTTTCAGGAACGGGCGGTTAAGCACGCTCACCGGGATCCGGAACGGAACGCCGAGCAGCTTTCCCGCGGCGCCCGCCTTATGCGCGCCGTATTCGGCATGGTTGCCGGTGATCAACAGCCCGCGCCCTTCTCGCCGGCCGGTGGCCAGCTGGTCGGTCCAGGCAACAGCATACTCGTTGGCGGCATCGGCCGCCTCGGCGAGATCGAAATATTCATCAAGGCCGCGGAAAGGCGTGATCTCCTCCTCAATGTCGAGCGAGGGCACGCGCATCAGGCGCACGGTGGCCGAGAGGATCAGGCCGGTCAGCCCCATACCGCCGATGGTCGCCACAAAGAGCCGGGACTTCGAGCGCCGCTTCAGGCGGTGGGTTTGTCCGTCAGAGGTGAGCAGCGTCAGCGCCTCGACATAACAGCCGAAGGTGCCGCGACGATGATGGTTCTTGCCGTGGATATCGTTGGCGATCCCGCCTCCCAGCGTAACGAACTGCGTTCCAGGAACGACCGCCGGAAAGAAGCCGTGCGGCGCGACGTGGGCAATGATGTCCGATAGCAACACGCCTGCTTCGGCCTCGATCATCCCGGTCGCGGGATCGAAGGCGAGGATACGGTTCATCGAGCACATGTCGACCACCGCGCCCTGGCCGTTGAGGCAGCTGTCACCGTAGCTGCGGCCGTTGCCATACGCGAGCAGCGAACCGGGTTCCGCCGTGCCAGTCTTCAGCAGCGCAATCGCGGCTTCGGGGCCGAGCACTTTCGGCGCGGCCGGATTGATCAGGCCGAAGCTACGATGGGAGCTCATGGCATCATCACCGCGATCAAGAGAAGCAGCGCGCCGATGCCGGCCATGAGTTGGCTGCGCCAGTCGTTGATAATGAAGACAATCGGGTGTATTGGCCAGATGTAGGCCCGGGATGTAGGCCCGAGCAGAAAGAATTGTGCTAGCATTTCGACATTCTCCGCGCGATTATCGTCAGTCCGTGATCCGCTTGCGGAGGACACGAAGCACTATGCGTGCCAAAGGCAAAACTCGTTTAGATTAGAAGGCAATCGATCGGACCGGCTGTGTCGCATGTCCGACATTCGTCGGGCGTCGGACAATGCCAAGCGACATTCACCTGTCACAGGCTGGGTTGCCAAAAGTGGACCGCCTTCCAGGCAGCGAAGACACCAACCTGCGGCGCCCAAGCGCGATGTAAGAGCGACGCAAAACGAGGCCATGGACCACCGCTCGAGATTGCCGCACGGCTGGAGGGTCGATTTGCACCGCTCATCTGCCGGGAAGATGACGGTGATCTCGAACGACGGATCGCCGATTGCCAGGGCCGGCGAACTGGCTTCATTTGCGGCAGGTATCGACCGCGACATCCACGCGATAAAAACGGCCATCACCCAGCCGTGGAGCACCAGCTCCGGTCATCAATTGTCTCAAGACGATCAAGCGCCAAATGTACGGACGCTCAGGACACCCTGCTGAAAAGCAAAGTGCTTGCCCACGCATGAGGGCACCGGAAACTCAGAAAAGTACATTGACGATCGCTACACAATATATGCGGAAGAAGCCTGCATTGTCGCGCTGATCCTCTCTCCCAGATTGCGGGTTGTCTAATCGCCTTCGAGACGTCAAGTCTCTTGCGCATCGAGACGGATCTGCCCGGTGCAGGGTTGTCTTCGCGGTCGACATGGGTCGCCGCATGATAGAGCTTCGCGGGAGGAGCCTTCAATGTGGACGAAGCACTTTGCTGAGACAGCGGCGCACCCCATCAGCGGAATGGCTCAGCCACGTCCGGCAGGGATGAGCCAGGCGCTCAAATTTTGA belongs to Bradyrhizobium icense and includes:
- a CDS encoding NAD-dependent epimerase/dehydratase family protein, with the translated sequence MRHIIFGGDGFVGRHLAPKLLADGEEVVVADINKSDLPHYGKVRFVRCDVTDPASVSAVGIKSDDMVYNLSAKMLSPIQVRAKRHEFFWPVNYHGTEHIILAMAKVDAPWLVHFTTDMIYGHTVVYPMTEEHPVGPLGEYGLSKRKTEELAEEWRTRGMRMSLFRPRLIIGPGRLGILEKLFKLIDWNLPVPMIGSGKNPYQFISVFDCAEAARLAWKANVPNEAYNLGSLNPPPVRKLLGDLIRHAGSKSFLLPTPVWAVKRTLDLLDLVNMPLMDPEQYLIADEMCVLDVNKGKRDLGWVPQYRDEDMLIAAYSEYRAKKDGKAVAPPEHVPAE
- a CDS encoding transporter, with amino-acid sequence MKYIGFILFTVLTNAAAQLMLKYGMVQLGPLSFASVNPILKILQIVFSPWVFLGLSTFVISMASHLYVLSKVELSFAYPFLSLAYVAVAAFAYVMFREDLNAFRIAGIGFICIGTVLIAQSGGSHAETTTPETVKTSELAR
- a CDS encoding FAD-binding oxidoreductase, coding for MSSHRSFGLINPAAPKVLGPEAAIALLKTGTAEPGSLLAYGNGRSYGDSCLNGQGAVVDMCSMNRILAFDPATGMIEAEAGVLLSDIIAHVAPHGFFPAVVPGTQFVTLGGGIANDIHGKNHHRRGTFGCYVEALTLLTSDGQTHRLKRRSKSRLFVATIGGMGLTGLILSATVRLMRVPSLDIEEEITPFRGLDEYFDLAEAADAANEYAVAWTDQLATGRREGRGLLITGNHAEYGAHKAGAAGKLLGVPFRIPVSVLNRPFLKLFNSAYCWKKKACGKHKTGYQGFFFPLDGVADWNRLYGPKGLYQHQSVIPEGEARTTIPALLAAAREAGHGSFLTVLKRFGGVASPGLISFPRPGYTLTLDFPNRGAETLALMERLDRITVESGGAVNPYKDARMAPEVFAASFPAWRNLEANRDPAFLSDFWRRTAMRLSTKAARVLAAERRNSGGTRKTRTHSN
- a CDS encoding aspartate aminotransferase family protein — its product is MTVEDAKALSVAMMTDLFKTHINPGQLHFMKLLGFHKVKVERAEGMYYYDQDGRKILDFFGGFGSLALGHNHPRIIAARNKFQDEKRHEIAIAFMSQYAAALAHNLAACSPGDLDMVFFGSSGSEAMEAALKLAERATGPARPKTVYAENSFHGKTKGTLAVTDGKLYRAEFCLNDNTVRVPFGDIGAVESAFHSDPQIGAIVLETIQGGGGIIQAPAEYWQKLRKLCDQYGVIWVADEVQSGFGRACRFYAFENYGVVPDITTLAKSLGGGKSAMAAMIARRDVYMKAYGTPKTAMIHAQATFGGIGEACITAVEAINVLYDENLIENSAETGAYLLDRLRALQAKYPKIIKEVRGRGLMIGIEFQDFSQTLPAVLRPVVGMLDDKLKGSLSGFVGALLLRDYDVLVAFTEYNRNVIRLEPPLICTRDHVDTFIHALDSLLARGIISIVKDFVKSQVG
- a CDS encoding TlpA disulfide reductase family protein translates to MVRTESLSPPINAYSWLRSPPLTSFEPGSVYAVEFWAAWWMPCMAAMSHLVLRQEKYKDGGLQVVGVAAHERARTADDARTKLTTWLTKNLPNLNYRIAFDYTQEMNKLWVDPSFPCESPTSFVVHRDGYIAFMGHAMQLDDVLPKVLDGIWRASDGS